A window of the Chloroflexus sp. Y-396-1 genome harbors these coding sequences:
- a CDS encoding RNA polymerase sigma factor — protein sequence MFAYGRIPKNRASLLPFSLRRPATVGRIGIRRSCTAWSSRCYLPYSPDLIAGIRRDPHVLSRGYETYSPRLSHYLLQRLGDPDLARDARHSVFIRFRERAADGEDRGVPLAASLFRLARNLTIDLR from the coding sequence TTGTTTGCCTACGGTCGCATTCCAAAAAATCGCGCCAGTCTGTTACCGTTTTCCCTTCGCCGTCCTGCTACAGTAGGTCGTATCGGGATTCGCCGTTCGTGCACCGCTTGGAGTTCACGATGTTACCTCCCCTATTCCCCTGACCTGATTGCCGGTATCCGCCGCGACCCTCACGTGCTGAGCCGGGGCTACGAAACCTATAGCCCTCGCCTCTCCCACTATCTGCTGCAACGCCTCGGCGACCCCGACCTTGCTCGCGATGCTCGGCACAGTGTCTTCATCCGCTTCCGCGAACGCGCCGCCGATGGTGAAGACCGCGGCGTGCCGCTTGCCGCCTCGCTCTTCCGCCTCGCTCGCAACCTGACCATTGATCTGCGGTGA
- a CDS encoding sigma factor-like helix-turn-helix DNA-binding protein produces MLRFTYNLSLAETTRQLGRSLGATKALQTRAVQLLRACLLLNVQVVERSPTPPMA; encoded by the coding sequence GTGCTGCGCTTTACCTACAACCTCTCCCTCGCGGAGACTACCCGCCAGCTCGGCCGCAGCCTAGGCGCCACCAAAGCCCTCCAAACGCGGGCCGTTCAGCTCCTCCGGGCGTGTCTGCTCCTCAACGTCCAGGTGGTGGAGCGCTCCCCTACCCCACCGATGGCCTAG
- the hemW gene encoding radical SAM family heme chaperone HemW, with amino-acid sequence MRHLYLHIPFCHRRCSYCDFNTYANMEHRIAAYVDALCHELAMLRDHLPPPPVSPEAAALRPSIFFGGGTPSMLSVAQIERILQAAAAIVPLNIAEISLEANPGTVLGRDYLRDLRSLGVNRLSMGVQSLHDPTLRMLGRIHTAAEARVSFEDARAVGFDSINLDFIFGLPGQDLAQWRATLNEIIAWDVDHIALYSLILEENTPLYAQVTAGRLRVPDDDLTGAMYELAIEMLGKAGYRHYEISNWVRPVGTDRPDAPPALACQHNLAYWLNSDYLAAGAGAHGHVFPQRYANLRSIDSYIAAVQAGRRPIAETIQLTTDDLAAETMFMGLRLDIGVGFAHFAARVGRSLREMYGSTLDQLSAQGLIECDEQRVRLTPRGRMLGNQVFAHFV; translated from the coding sequence ATGCGACATCTTTATCTCCATATTCCCTTTTGCCATCGGCGTTGCTCCTACTGCGATTTCAACACTTACGCCAATATGGAGCACCGAATTGCGGCGTATGTTGACGCACTTTGCCACGAGCTGGCAATGTTGCGCGATCACCTGCCACCGCCACCGGTCTCGCCCGAAGCTGCTGCATTGCGTCCCAGTATCTTCTTCGGTGGCGGCACGCCAAGTATGCTGTCTGTCGCGCAGATCGAACGCATTCTACAGGCAGCAGCCGCGATTGTTCCGCTCAACATCGCCGAAATCTCACTCGAAGCCAACCCTGGCACCGTCCTCGGACGTGACTACCTCCGCGATTTGCGCAGTCTCGGTGTGAATCGGCTGAGTATGGGCGTGCAGAGCTTGCACGACCCAACGTTGCGCATGCTCGGTCGCATTCACACCGCTGCCGAAGCGCGGGTCAGCTTTGAGGATGCTCGGGCAGTTGGTTTCGATTCGATTAACCTGGATTTCATCTTCGGCTTGCCGGGGCAGGATTTGGCCCAATGGCGAGCGACACTCAACGAGATTATCGCGTGGGATGTCGATCACATCGCACTTTACTCGCTTATTCTGGAAGAGAATACACCGCTCTATGCCCAGGTTACTGCAGGACGCTTGCGCGTACCTGACGATGACCTGACCGGCGCGATGTATGAGCTGGCGATAGAGATGCTCGGTAAAGCAGGTTATCGTCACTACGAAATTTCAAACTGGGTACGGCCCGTTGGTACCGATCGGCCAGATGCACCTCCAGCATTAGCCTGTCAGCACAACCTGGCGTACTGGCTCAACAGTGATTATCTCGCTGCCGGTGCGGGGGCGCATGGCCACGTCTTTCCGCAGCGCTACGCCAATCTACGGTCAATCGACAGCTATATCGCCGCAGTGCAGGCTGGCCGCCGCCCCATCGCAGAGACAATTCAGCTTACCACCGACGATCTAGCGGCCGAGACAATGTTTATGGGCCTGCGCCTCGACATCGGGGTCGGCTTTGCCCATTTTGCTGCCCGTGTTGGTCGATCATTACGTGAAATGTACGGCTCAACGCTCGACCAGCTCAGCGCACAGGGATTGATCGAGTGTGATGAGCAACGGGTACGGTTGACACCGCGAGGACGGATGCTTGGTAATCAAGTATTCGCACATTTTGTGTAA
- a CDS encoding TrkH family potassium uptake protein, with protein sequence MTTLATSRNLTRLRRKPIPPPIRLVGGLALLIAIGTLLLLLPVSSTRPLTFMEALFTAASALSVTGLSIITPVRDLSLTGQIFLMLLIQIGGVGFMVVAVIVFRLLGRRISFTDRIALSDSLGLLSPAAIVTLTRRVLITVVTIEAIGALLLYLHWRTDPRLSEGQAFFFALFHAVSAFCNAGFDLFTGTPGFENGIPRDSITLFIMGVLIFTGGLGIPVIADLISYARERKVSLHTRITLIVVGLLVGLGALGLWLSEGFDSDGRLHGQPLDRQIFVSLFQSISARTAGFSGIDNFESLTPASQLLLITLMFIGCAPASMGGGITTGTFAVLSISLWSYARGLPTAQFGGRSLATGMVRRASAVLTISLFVVLFASWLIVATHDATLDQVVFEVVSAFATCGLTLGFTGELNTFGQLIIIAVMFWGRLGALTIITAIARQSTAPQPVTYPEEQILIG encoded by the coding sequence ATGACTACGCTTGCAACCAGCCGCAATCTGACCAGACTGCGGCGGAAACCGATTCCGCCACCAATTCGACTGGTTGGTGGTCTGGCCTTGCTAATCGCAATTGGCACCCTCCTACTCCTCCTCCCTGTCAGCAGTACACGACCGCTGACCTTTATGGAGGCATTGTTCACAGCGGCTTCAGCGCTTAGCGTCACCGGATTGTCGATCATTACGCCAGTACGTGACCTTTCGCTGACGGGGCAAATCTTTCTGATGCTGCTGATCCAGATTGGTGGCGTCGGATTCATGGTCGTCGCCGTGATTGTCTTCCGCCTCCTCGGTCGCCGGATCAGTTTCACCGACCGGATTGCGCTCAGCGATTCGCTTGGTCTGCTCTCACCAGCAGCTATTGTTACTCTGACACGGCGAGTATTGATTACGGTCGTGACCATCGAAGCGATTGGCGCACTGCTCCTCTACCTGCATTGGCGGACCGATCCGCGCCTGAGTGAAGGACAGGCATTCTTCTTTGCACTTTTTCACGCAGTATCGGCCTTCTGTAACGCTGGATTTGACCTTTTCACCGGTACTCCTGGCTTTGAAAACGGTATCCCGCGCGACAGCATCACGCTCTTTATTATGGGTGTTCTGATCTTCACCGGCGGCCTCGGCATCCCCGTGATCGCCGATCTTATCTCTTACGCTCGTGAACGTAAAGTATCGCTGCACACACGTATTACGCTGATTGTAGTCGGCTTGCTGGTGGGTTTAGGAGCACTAGGTCTCTGGCTTAGTGAAGGATTCGATAGTGATGGTAGGCTCCACGGTCAACCGCTCGACCGACAGATTTTTGTGTCACTGTTTCAGTCTATCTCGGCCCGCACTGCTGGTTTTTCCGGGATAGATAACTTTGAGTCGTTAACACCGGCTAGTCAGTTACTGTTGATTACCCTCATGTTTATCGGCTGTGCCCCGGCATCGATGGGCGGTGGGATTACAACCGGTACTTTTGCCGTGCTTTCCATCTCGTTGTGGAGTTATGCGCGCGGCTTACCTACTGCACAGTTCGGAGGGAGGAGTCTGGCAACCGGAATGGTGCGCCGTGCGTCTGCGGTCTTAACCATTTCGCTGTTCGTTGTCTTGTTCGCTTCGTGGCTGATAGTGGCAACCCACGATGCCACTCTCGATCAGGTTGTCTTTGAAGTAGTTTCAGCATTTGCTACCTGCGGTCTTACATTGGGATTCACCGGTGAACTGAATACCTTCGGGCAGTTGATTATCATCGCAGTCATGTTTTGGGGGCGGTTGGGAGCGTTAACGATTATTACCGCCATCGCCCGCCAGAGTACTGCACCGCAACCGGTAACGTATCCCGAAGAGCAAATTCTGATCGGATAA
- a CDS encoding TrkA family potassium uptake protein, translating into MARKPSRLEFAVIGLGRFGRSVALSLIERGHTVLGIDRDPNIVQQLADQMTQVVALDSSNEDALRAVDIMSFDTVVVAIGSQFEANLMTTVALKSLGVKRVVCKALNERQKYILTRVGADMVVLPEHEAGARLAWQLSEPHVLEHLNLGSGFSVAEVRVPAPLVGQTLMQSGLRRRYGINVLAVKHNGKMIVTPPPDYVFSRDDRILIIGADSSISTFCDLSS; encoded by the coding sequence ATGGCACGTAAGCCAAGTCGGCTCGAATTTGCTGTTATTGGTCTTGGCCGTTTTGGACGCAGTGTGGCGCTTAGTTTAATCGAGCGCGGGCACACAGTGCTGGGAATTGATCGTGATCCGAACATCGTGCAGCAACTAGCCGATCAGATGACCCAGGTCGTAGCACTTGATTCGAGCAATGAGGATGCACTGCGTGCAGTTGACATTATGTCATTTGATACGGTTGTGGTTGCCATCGGTTCGCAATTTGAAGCGAATCTGATGACGACGGTTGCCCTTAAGAGCCTTGGGGTCAAGCGGGTCGTTTGCAAGGCCCTCAATGAACGGCAGAAATACATCCTAACCCGAGTCGGTGCCGATATGGTGGTACTGCCTGAACACGAAGCCGGCGCCCGTCTGGCCTGGCAACTCTCGGAACCACACGTCCTTGAACATCTCAACCTCGGCTCTGGGTTTAGCGTGGCGGAAGTGCGAGTACCTGCACCGCTCGTCGGGCAAACGCTGATGCAGAGTGGCCTGCGTCGGCGTTACGGGATTAATGTTCTGGCCGTGAAGCATAACGGGAAAATGATCGTGACCCCACCACCAGACTACGTGTTCAGCCGTGATGACCGGATTTTGATCATCGGCGCCGATTCGAGTATCAGCACATTCTGCGATTTGTCGTCATGA
- a CDS encoding Uma2 family endonuclease, which translates to MSVDTTNATSPVAPIPPDERPPLNSGDRLTRAEFARRYQMHPEIKKAELIDGVVYVASPTRHRQHGKPHGLLVGWIITYAAATPGVDFSNNATVRLDLENEHQPDALLRLEPRYGGRSHVTPDDYIEGPPELIVEVAASSAAYDLHDKKRVYARSGVREYLVAQAYERRVDWWELREGVFTPLPLEADGTLRSRVFPGLWLDPAALWAGDTAALLAALQRGLTDPAHAAFVEWLLTTFGSDPVS; encoded by the coding sequence ATGAGCGTGGATACGACAAACGCCACCAGCCCTGTTGCACCCATCCCGCCCGACGAGCGACCGCCGCTCAATTCTGGCGACCGCTTGACGCGGGCCGAGTTTGCCCGGCGCTATCAGATGCACCCTGAAATCAAGAAGGCTGAATTGATCGATGGAGTTGTTTACGTGGCTTCACCAACTCGTCACCGACAGCACGGCAAGCCACATGGCCTGCTCGTGGGATGGATCATCACCTATGCAGCAGCAACTCCGGGAGTGGATTTCAGCAACAACGCGACGGTGCGGCTCGACCTGGAGAACGAGCATCAACCCGATGCCCTCTTGCGCCTTGAACCACGCTACGGCGGGCGTTCACACGTCACCCCCGACGACTACATCGAGGGGCCGCCCGAACTGATTGTCGAAGTTGCAGCCAGCAGTGCTGCTTACGACCTGCACGACAAGAAGCGCGTCTACGCTCGCAGCGGTGTACGCGAGTATCTGGTCGCGCAGGCGTATGAGCGTCGGGTGGACTGGTGGGAACTGCGGGAGGGAGTGTTTACCCCGCTGCCGCTCGAAGCCGATGGTACGCTGCGCAGTCGCGTCTTTCCTGGTTTGTGGCTCGACCCAGCGGCATTGTGGGCAGGTGACACTGCTGCGCTGCTCGCTGCACTCCAGCGCGGTTTAACCGATCCCGCGCACGCCGCATTTGTCGAGTGGCTGCTTACAACCTTCGGGAGCGATCCGGTATCGTGA
- a CDS encoding Uma2 family endonuclease — protein MSVETATATGAAAPTPPDERPPLNSGDRLTRAEFARRYQMHPEIKKAELIDGVVYVASPTRHRQHGRLHLLLVTWLGVYSSATLGVDGSNNATVRLDLENEHQPDALLRLEPRYGGRSHVTPDDYIEGPPELIVEVAASSAAYDLHDKKRVYARSGVREYLVAQAYERRVDWWELREGVFTPLPLEADGTLRSRVFPGLWLDPAALWAGDAAALLAALQRGLTDPAHAAFVERLRSVNAEDRQRGSEGR, from the coding sequence ATGAGTGTAGAAACGGCAACTGCAACTGGCGCTGCTGCACCCACCCCGCCCGACGAGCGACCGCCGCTCAATTCTGGCGACCGTTTGACCCGTGCCGAGTTCGCCCGGCGCTATCAGATGCACCCTGAAATCAAGAAGGCTGAATTGATCGATGGAGTTGTTTACGTGGCTTCACCAACTCGTCACCGACAGCACGGCAGACTGCACCTACTTCTGGTTACATGGCTGGGTGTGTACAGTTCCGCCACACTGGGTGTTGATGGCAGTAATAACGCGACGGTGCGGCTCGACCTGGAGAACGAGCATCAACCCGATGCTCTCTTGCGCCTTGAACCGCGCTACGGCGGGCGTTCACACGTCACTCCCGACGACTACATCGAGGGGCCACCCGAACTGATCGTCGAAGTTGCTGCCAGCAGTGCTGCTTACGACCTGCACGACAAGAAGCGCGTCTACGCGCGCAGCGGTGTGCGCGAGTATCTGGTCGCGCAGGCGTATGAGCGTCGAGTGGACTGGTGGGAACTGCGGGAGGGGGTGTTTACCCCGCTGCCGCTCGAAGCCGATGGTACGCTGCGCAGTCGCGTCTTTCCTGGTTTATGGCTCGACCCAGCGGCATTGTGGGCAGGTGACGCCGCTGCGCTGCTCGCTGCGCTCCAGCGCGGTTTAACCGATCCCGCGCACGCCGCATTTGTCGAGCGGCTGCGCAGTGTAAACGCGGAGGATCGTCAGAGGGGCAGTGAAGGTCGCTAG
- a CDS encoding SURF1 family protein: MTSTTFGGHHLLRGWWLVKHLFALVIFVTLMSLGFWQLDRLGQRRAANAARLAALEQPAIPLTPATNPATVIGRRVVVSGTFRNEESVVLRGRRSDNGVDGVHLLTPLQIAGSEQAVLVDRGWIPSAQGAATAYAVTRQVTIEGIARAPQVRPDSLLAGRDLPLPGETRINAWLRVDVPAIQRQVGVPLLPLFIEQLPDGSSGLPRPPDPYRLDEGPHLGYALQWFTFAGIVGVGYILLLRQELRRRKD; the protein is encoded by the coding sequence ATGACATCAACAACCTTTGGTGGGCATCATCTCTTACGGGGCTGGTGGCTTGTAAAGCACCTGTTTGCGCTAGTTATTTTCGTTACCCTCATGAGCCTTGGCTTCTGGCAGCTTGATCGGCTTGGTCAACGGCGCGCAGCGAATGCGGCTCGTCTTGCCGCGCTTGAGCAACCGGCGATTCCACTTACTCCTGCGACCAATCCGGCTACCGTCATTGGGCGGCGGGTGGTGGTCAGCGGTACGTTCCGCAACGAAGAGAGCGTGGTCTTACGAGGGCGTCGTTCAGATAATGGTGTTGATGGTGTACATTTACTCACACCTTTGCAAATTGCCGGGAGCGAACAGGCGGTACTGGTAGATCGGGGATGGATTCCATCCGCACAAGGAGCAGCGACCGCCTATGCCGTGACACGCCAGGTAACGATTGAAGGAATCGCCCGTGCTCCGCAGGTGCGGCCTGATAGCCTGTTGGCTGGGCGCGATCTGCCACTACCGGGTGAAACGCGCATCAATGCCTGGCTGCGAGTCGATGTACCGGCCATTCAGCGTCAGGTTGGTGTGCCGTTGTTACCACTCTTTATCGAGCAACTTCCCGACGGTAGCAGCGGTTTGCCGCGACCGCCTGATCCGTACCGTCTGGATGAAGGGCCACACCTTGGTTATGCGCTACAATGGTTTACGTTTGCCGGAATTGTTGGGGTGGGTTATATCTTACTGTTGCGTCAGGAATTACGACGCAGGAAAGATTGA
- a CDS encoding tetratricopeptide repeat protein: protein MAIGVSNKVGVNAVQTAVIDVSEATFEREVLQRSQTVPVVIDFWAPWCGPCRVLGPTLERLAREADGAWILAKINVDENPRLAQMFRVQGIPAVKAVYQGKIVDEFTGALPESQVRAWLKRIVPDRNADLLAMAQALEATNPAEAIARYRLILGQDPKNETALFNLGRLLTLRGDPEGIATLKQVPAGSPFGGRAIAGLAIADLVSAPTEPAEGSEGLYRQAAVAVRNGDYATAIEHLLTLVGRDRAFRDDGARKALLGLFALLGDDHPLVGPARRRLANLLF from the coding sequence ATGGCCATCGGAGTCTCGAATAAAGTTGGTGTAAACGCCGTCCAAACTGCCGTGATTGATGTGAGCGAAGCTACCTTCGAGCGTGAGGTATTGCAACGCTCACAAACGGTGCCGGTTGTAATTGACTTCTGGGCGCCGTGGTGTGGGCCTTGCCGGGTCTTGGGGCCAACACTCGAACGGCTGGCACGCGAGGCTGATGGCGCCTGGATTCTGGCGAAGATTAATGTTGATGAAAATCCGCGCCTGGCCCAGATGTTTCGGGTACAGGGTATTCCGGCAGTCAAGGCCGTTTATCAGGGGAAAATCGTCGATGAGTTTACCGGTGCTCTCCCAGAAAGTCAGGTGCGAGCATGGTTGAAGCGTATCGTCCCGGATCGCAATGCCGATCTGCTGGCGATGGCGCAGGCGCTCGAAGCGACAAATCCGGCTGAGGCGATTGCTCGTTATCGCCTGATCTTGGGTCAAGACCCAAAGAACGAGACGGCCTTGTTCAATTTGGGTCGGCTGCTCACGTTGCGCGGCGATCCTGAGGGGATTGCCACGCTCAAACAAGTACCGGCAGGGAGTCCTTTTGGTGGGCGAGCCATTGCCGGATTAGCCATTGCCGATCTGGTGAGTGCACCGACCGAACCGGCTGAAGGGAGTGAAGGCCTCTATCGGCAAGCGGCGGTAGCGGTACGCAATGGTGATTACGCTACCGCGATTGAACATCTGCTAACGTTAGTCGGTCGTGATCGGGCATTCCGCGACGATGGTGCTCGGAAGGCATTGCTGGGTCTTTTTGCGTTGCTTGGCGATGATCATCCGCTGGTAGGCCCGGCCCGACGGCGTCTGGCAAATCTGTTGTTCTAA
- the cofD gene encoding 2-phospho-L-lactate transferase, with the protein MIVVLAGGVGAARFLEGLAAIIAPERIVAVVNTGDDMIMHGLHISPDLDIVTCTLAGVIDRNQGWGIAGDTDECMQWLGRLGAPTWFKLGDRDLALHIYRTARLRAGATLSQVTDEIRRALGVGVRIVPMSDEPAPTHVITDQGELHFEEYFVRERCQPTVRAIRLHAAGPVQPAPELLPLLTSAEAIIIAPSNPVVSIGPILAIAELRTAIASSHAPVVAISPIVGGAAIKGPAVPLMRAVGLEPTALGVAEAYIDVIDGIVIDTVDAHLAPAIEARGIKTLVTDTIMRGMPEKMALARATIELAGLAAMTPC; encoded by the coding sequence ATGATTGTTGTCCTCGCCGGTGGTGTAGGTGCCGCTCGTTTTTTGGAAGGACTGGCTGCGATTATTGCGCCAGAGCGGATCGTCGCTGTTGTGAATACCGGCGACGATATGATCATGCATGGGTTGCACATTTCACCCGATCTGGATATTGTGACCTGCACCTTGGCCGGTGTCATTGACCGTAATCAGGGTTGGGGAATTGCCGGTGACACCGACGAGTGTATGCAGTGGCTGGGGCGATTGGGGGCTCCTACCTGGTTTAAGCTTGGTGATCGTGATCTCGCATTACACATTTACCGCACTGCCCGCTTGCGCGCCGGCGCCACCCTCTCACAAGTCACCGACGAGATACGACGAGCGCTGGGGGTTGGAGTGAGAATCGTCCCGATGAGTGATGAACCGGCGCCAACACATGTGATAACCGATCAAGGTGAGTTGCACTTTGAAGAGTACTTCGTCCGTGAACGGTGCCAACCGACGGTACGCGCCATTCGTCTCCACGCTGCCGGTCCTGTTCAACCGGCGCCTGAATTATTGCCATTGTTGACCAGCGCCGAGGCCATTATCATTGCACCGAGTAATCCGGTGGTCAGCATTGGGCCCATTCTGGCGATCGCTGAGTTACGCACAGCCATTGCCTCCAGTCACGCGCCGGTTGTTGCCATCAGCCCGATTGTTGGTGGTGCGGCGATCAAAGGGCCGGCAGTGCCACTGATGCGGGCGGTCGGTCTCGAACCAACCGCGTTGGGGGTTGCCGAAGCGTACATAGACGTCATCGATGGGATTGTGATCGACACCGTTGATGCGCACCTGGCACCGGCAATTGAAGCGCGTGGGATTAAAACGCTGGTAACTGACACCATTATGCGAGGGATGCCGGAGAAGATGGCGCTCGCACGGGCAACGATCGAACTGGCGGGCCTTGCTGCAATGACGCCCTGCTAG
- the cofC gene encoding 2-phospho-L-lactate guanylyltransferase: MIGIVVPVKRLQQAKSRLSGFLEPAARQQLVITLVRHVINTVYRSIVSQSIPARIWLVSPDPVLRDVTDNKDVEWFPDPVEELNAALTVARHHLQQCGCSSMMILAGDLPFLTVDDVRLLIAALTNYDVVLAPDQEQRGTNALGVRLPSPLPFGFGTDSAAYHLRSAARLGLRVHLVHTPTLAFDLDDGERLQQYYRSLA; encoded by the coding sequence GTGATCGGGATTGTTGTTCCTGTCAAACGCTTACAACAGGCTAAATCGCGTTTGAGCGGGTTTCTGGAACCGGCAGCACGACAGCAACTTGTGATAACCCTGGTGCGTCACGTGATCAATACCGTTTACCGTTCCATCGTTTCGCAGTCCATTCCGGCACGAATCTGGTTGGTCAGTCCTGATCCGGTCCTACGTGACGTTACTGATAATAAGGATGTGGAATGGTTTCCTGATCCGGTTGAGGAACTGAATGCGGCGCTTACTGTGGCACGTCATCATCTACAGCAGTGTGGTTGTTCGTCAATGATGATTCTGGCCGGCGATCTTCCTTTTTTGACCGTCGATGATGTACGTTTACTCATAGCAGCACTCACCAATTATGATGTAGTACTGGCGCCCGATCAGGAACAACGCGGCACCAATGCGCTGGGGGTACGATTGCCTTCTCCGCTTCCGTTCGGATTTGGGACGGATAGCGCTGCGTATCATCTGCGCAGCGCAGCGCGTCTCGGCCTTCGTGTTCATCTGGTACACACACCGACCCTGGCCTTCGATCTCGACGATGGTGAACGGCTCCAACAGTACTACCGCAGTCTGGCTTGA
- the rarD gene encoding EamA family transporter RarD, with protein MTHRTTLQGIGAAIAAYTLWGLLPVYWKALNGASATEILAHRMIWSLLFLLGVLAVRRQWNWLQIIRQQRRLRLTYLASATLLAVNWGVYVWAVQINRVVEASLGYFINPLVSIALGVIVLRERLRLAQWLAILIAATGVAWLTYNAGSLPWIALALALSFGFYGLLRKQTPLGSFEALTVETLWMFPPAVLWLSWLAGHNGGIHHDPGLWLLLISTGVVTAAPLLFFGAATQRIPLTTIGILQYLAPTLQLLLGVLVYNEPFSTVQLIGFSAIWTALVIYTGDSILAARRYRPITPPEQKRG; from the coding sequence ATGACCCACAGAACAACGTTACAAGGCATTGGTGCTGCTATCGCCGCCTACACACTTTGGGGATTATTGCCGGTGTATTGGAAAGCTCTGAATGGGGCATCAGCCACCGAGATTCTGGCTCATCGGATGATTTGGTCACTGCTGTTCTTGCTGGGAGTGCTGGCAGTGCGACGGCAATGGAACTGGTTGCAGATTATACGGCAACAGCGCCGCTTGCGGCTAACGTACCTGGCCAGTGCAACACTTCTGGCGGTGAACTGGGGAGTCTATGTGTGGGCTGTACAGATTAATCGCGTCGTTGAGGCCAGCCTAGGGTATTTCATTAATCCGCTGGTAAGTATTGCGCTTGGAGTCATTGTGCTGCGTGAACGATTGCGTCTAGCGCAGTGGTTAGCAATTTTAATTGCCGCAACCGGCGTCGCCTGGTTGACTTACAATGCCGGTTCGTTGCCGTGGATCGCACTGGCACTGGCTTTATCGTTTGGCTTCTACGGCCTCCTACGCAAGCAGACACCTCTTGGATCATTTGAGGCTCTTACCGTCGAGACACTCTGGATGTTTCCGCCAGCGGTTCTCTGGCTGAGCTGGCTGGCCGGTCATAACGGCGGTATCCATCACGATCCCGGTTTATGGCTTTTGTTGATCAGTACCGGTGTGGTGACCGCTGCGCCACTGCTCTTTTTTGGTGCCGCAACCCAACGTATTCCCCTCACGACCATTGGTATTTTGCAGTATCTTGCCCCAACGCTGCAACTCTTATTGGGGGTGTTGGTGTATAACGAACCATTTTCTACTGTCCAACTGATCGGTTTCAGCGCAATCTGGACCGCGTTGGTCATCTATACGGGAGACAGCATCCTGGCCGCTCGTCGCTATCGGCCGATCACACCGCCAGAACAGAAGCGGGGATAA